A single region of the Deefgea piscis genome encodes:
- the fliG gene encoding flagellar motor switch protein FliG, whose translation MAANMNEDGVNRGALLLMSLGEDCAVEIFKFLGPKEVQKLGFAMANMNAVKREDMDKVLGDFIASTQNRANLGAADEYIRSVLTKALGTDKAANLLDRILQGNDNNGIESLKWMDAVAVAELIKNEHPQIIATIMVHLEPDQSSEIMGHFVERLRNDVLLRIATLEGVQPAALKELNDVLTQLLSGSDKLKKSAMGGVQMAADMLNFMGSAVETSAVANIREYDPELAQKIQDKMFTFDNVLDIDDRGIQLLMREIQSDSLVVALKGTSQALREKIFKNMSQRAAEMLREDLEAKGPVKLSEVEGEQKEILKIVRRLADEGQIVLGGGGGEGLVD comes from the coding sequence AAAAGAAGTCCAAAAACTCGGCTTTGCCATGGCCAATATGAATGCAGTAAAGCGTGAAGATATGGACAAAGTGTTGGGGGATTTTATCGCCTCAACGCAAAACCGCGCTAATTTGGGCGCTGCCGACGAATATATTCGTTCGGTCTTAACCAAGGCTCTGGGCACCGATAAAGCCGCTAATTTGCTCGACCGTATCTTACAAGGCAATGACAATAACGGCATTGAATCGCTTAAATGGATGGATGCGGTTGCGGTGGCTGAGTTGATTAAAAACGAGCATCCACAGATTATTGCTACCATTATGGTGCACCTTGAACCAGATCAGTCCTCTGAAATCATGGGGCATTTTGTTGAACGTTTACGCAATGATGTTTTACTGCGGATTGCCACGCTTGAGGGCGTACAACCGGCCGCATTAAAAGAGCTCAATGATGTTTTAACGCAGCTGTTGTCGGGCTCGGACAAGTTGAAAAAAAGCGCCATGGGCGGCGTGCAAATGGCGGCCGATATGCTCAACTTTATGGGCAGCGCAGTCGAAACCTCGGCAGTTGCCAATATTCGCGAGTATGACCCTGAACTAGCCCAAAAAATCCAAGATAAAATGTTTACCTTCGATAACGTGTTGGATATTGATGACCGTGGTATCCAGCTCTTGATGCGTGAAATTCAGTCTGATTCTTTGGTGGTCGCGCTCAAAGGCACCAGCCAAGCATTACGAGAAAAAATATTTAAAAATATGTCGCAACGTGCGGCAGAAATGTTGCGTGAAGATCTGGAAGCAAAAGGGCCGGTTAAGCTCTCTGAGGTTGAAGGCGAGCAAAAAGAAATTCTTAAAATCGTACGTCGTCTGGCCGATGAAGGACAAATTGTATTGGGCGGCGGCGGTGGCGAGGGCTTAGTTGATTAA